From one Bos indicus isolate NIAB-ARS_2022 breed Sahiwal x Tharparkar chromosome 16, NIAB-ARS_B.indTharparkar_mat_pri_1.0, whole genome shotgun sequence genomic stretch:
- the IVNS1ABP gene encoding influenza virus NS1A-binding protein isoform X1: protein MIPNGYLMFEDENFIESSVAKLNALRKSGQFCDVRLQVCGHEMLAHRAVLACCSPYLFEIFNSDSDPHRVSHVKFDDLNPEAVEVLLNYAYTAQLKADKELVKDVYSAAKKLKMDRVKQVCGDYLLSRMDVTSCISYRNFASCMGDSRLLNKVDAYIQEHLLQISEEEEFLKLPRLKLEVMLEDTVCLPSNGKLYTKVINWVQRSIWENGDSLEELMEEVQTLYYSADHKLLDGNLLDGQAEVFGSDDDHIQFVQKKPPRENGHKQISSSSIGCLSSPNATIQSPKHEWKIVASEKTSNNTYLCLAVLDGIFCVIFLHGRNSPQSSPTSTPKLIKSLSFEMHPDELIEKPMSPMQYARSGLGTAEMNGKLIAAGGYNREECLRTVECYDPHTDHWSFLAPMRTPRARFQMAVLMGQLYVVGGSNGHSDDLSCGEMYDPNMDDWTPVPELRTNRCNAGVCALNGKLYIVGGSDPYGQKGLKNCDVFDPVTKSWTSCAPLNIRRHQSAVCELGGYLYIIGGAESWNCLNTVERYNPENNTWTLIASMNVARRGAGVAVLDGKLFVGGGFDGSHAISCVEMYDPTRNEWKMMGNMTSPRSNAGITTVGNTIFAVGGFDGNEFLNTVEVYNLESNEWSPYTKIFQF from the exons atgattccCAATGGATATTTAATGTTCGAAGATGAAAATTTCATTGAATCTTCTGTTGCCAAATTGAATGCCCTGAGGAAAAGTGGGCAGTTCTGTGATGTTCGACTTCAG GTCTGTGGCCATGAGATGTTAGCACACAGAGCagtcctggcctgctgcagtccctaTTTATTTGAAATCTTTAATAGTGACAGTGATCCTCACCGAGTTTCTCATGTTAAGTTTGATGATCTCAATCCGGAAGCTGTTGAAGTCTTGTTGAATTATGCCTACACTGCTCA GTTGAAAGCTGATAAGGAATTAGTCAAAGATGTTTATTCTGCAGCAAAAAAGCTGAAGATGGACCGTGTAAAGCAG gtttGTGGTGATTATTTACTATCTAGAATGGATGTTACCAGCTGCATCTCTTACCGAAATTTTGCAAGTTGTATGGGAGACTCACGTTTGTTGAATAAGGTTGATGCTTACATTCAGGAACATTTGTTACAAATTTCAGAAGAGGAAGAGTTTCTTAAACTTCCACGGCTAAag CTGGAGGTAATGCTTGAAGATACTGTTTGCTTGCCCAGTAATGGCAAACTGTACACAAAGGTAATCAACTGGGTGCAGCGTAGCATCTGGGAGAATGGAGACAGTCTGGAAGAGCTGATGGAGGAG GTTCAAACCTTGTACTACTCAGCTGATCACAAGCTGCTTGATGGGAACCTACTAGATGGACAGGCTGAGGTGTTTGGCAGTGATGATGACCACATTCAGTTTGTGCAG AAAAAGCCACCACGTGAGAATGGCCATAAGCAGATAAGTAGCAGTTCCATTGGATGTCTGTCTTCTCCAAATGCTACAATACAAAGCCCTAAGCATGAGTGGAAAATCGTTGCTTCGGAGAAGACTTCAA ATAACACTTACTTGTGCCTGGCTGTACTGGACGGTATTTTCTGTGTCATTTTCCTTCATGGGCGAAACAGCCCACAGAGCTCACCAACAAGTACTCCAAAACTCATTAAAAGTTTAAGTTTTGAGATGCACCCAGATGAGCTCATAGAGAAGCCCATGTCTCCTATGCAGTATGCACGATCTGGTCTGGGGACAGCAGAGATGAATGGCAAACTCATAGCTGCAG GTGGCTATAACCGAGAGGAGTGTCTTCGAACAGTTGAATGCTATGATCCACACACAGATCATTGGTCCTTTCTTGCTCCCATGAGGACACCAAGAGCACGATTTCAAATGGCCGTACTCATG GGCCAGCTCTATGTGGTCGGTGGATCAAATGGTCACTCAGATGACCTGAGTTGCGGAGAGATGTACGATCCAAACATGGATGACTGGACTCCTGTTCCAGAATTGAGAACTAACCGCTGTAATGCAG GAGTGTGTGCTCTGAATGGGAAATTATACATCGTTGGTGGATCAGATCCATATGGTCAAAAAGGACTGAAAAATTGTGATGTATTTGATCCTGTAACAAAGTCATGGACGAGCTGTGCACCTCTTAACATTC GTAGACACCAGTCTGCAGTCTGTGAGCTTGGTGGTTATTTGTACATAATTGGAGGCGCAGAGTCTTGGAATTGTCTGAACACAGTAGAGCGTTACAACCCTGAAAACAACACCTGGACTTTAATTGCATCCATGAACGTGGCTAGGCGAGGAGCTGGAGTGGCTGTTCTTGACG GAAAACTGTTTGTAGGTGGTGGCTTTGATGGTTCTCATGCCATCAGTTGTGTGGAGATGTATGATCCAACTAGAAATGAGTGGAAGATGATGGGAAACATGACTTCACCACGGAGCAATGCTGGGATTACAACTGTAGGGAACACAATTTTTGCAGTGGGAGGATTTGATGGCAATGAATTTCTGAATACGGTGGAAGTCTATAACCTTGAGTCAAATGAGTGGAGCCCCTATACCAAGATTTTCCagttttaa
- the IVNS1ABP gene encoding influenza virus NS1A-binding protein isoform X2, translating to MFDFRLKADKELVKDVYSAAKKLKMDRVKQVCGDYLLSRMDVTSCISYRNFASCMGDSRLLNKVDAYIQEHLLQISEEEEFLKLPRLKLEVMLEDTVCLPSNGKLYTKVINWVQRSIWENGDSLEELMEEVQTLYYSADHKLLDGNLLDGQAEVFGSDDDHIQFVQKKPPRENGHKQISSSSIGCLSSPNATIQSPKHEWKIVASEKTSNNTYLCLAVLDGIFCVIFLHGRNSPQSSPTSTPKLIKSLSFEMHPDELIEKPMSPMQYARSGLGTAEMNGKLIAAGGYNREECLRTVECYDPHTDHWSFLAPMRTPRARFQMAVLMGQLYVVGGSNGHSDDLSCGEMYDPNMDDWTPVPELRTNRCNAGVCALNGKLYIVGGSDPYGQKGLKNCDVFDPVTKSWTSCAPLNIRRHQSAVCELGGYLYIIGGAESWNCLNTVERYNPENNTWTLIASMNVARRGAGVAVLDGKLFVGGGFDGSHAISCVEMYDPTRNEWKMMGNMTSPRSNAGITTVGNTIFAVGGFDGNEFLNTVEVYNLESNEWSPYTKIFQF from the exons ATGTTCGACTTCAG GTTGAAAGCTGATAAGGAATTAGTCAAAGATGTTTATTCTGCAGCAAAAAAGCTGAAGATGGACCGTGTAAAGCAG gtttGTGGTGATTATTTACTATCTAGAATGGATGTTACCAGCTGCATCTCTTACCGAAATTTTGCAAGTTGTATGGGAGACTCACGTTTGTTGAATAAGGTTGATGCTTACATTCAGGAACATTTGTTACAAATTTCAGAAGAGGAAGAGTTTCTTAAACTTCCACGGCTAAag CTGGAGGTAATGCTTGAAGATACTGTTTGCTTGCCCAGTAATGGCAAACTGTACACAAAGGTAATCAACTGGGTGCAGCGTAGCATCTGGGAGAATGGAGACAGTCTGGAAGAGCTGATGGAGGAG GTTCAAACCTTGTACTACTCAGCTGATCACAAGCTGCTTGATGGGAACCTACTAGATGGACAGGCTGAGGTGTTTGGCAGTGATGATGACCACATTCAGTTTGTGCAG AAAAAGCCACCACGTGAGAATGGCCATAAGCAGATAAGTAGCAGTTCCATTGGATGTCTGTCTTCTCCAAATGCTACAATACAAAGCCCTAAGCATGAGTGGAAAATCGTTGCTTCGGAGAAGACTTCAA ATAACACTTACTTGTGCCTGGCTGTACTGGACGGTATTTTCTGTGTCATTTTCCTTCATGGGCGAAACAGCCCACAGAGCTCACCAACAAGTACTCCAAAACTCATTAAAAGTTTAAGTTTTGAGATGCACCCAGATGAGCTCATAGAGAAGCCCATGTCTCCTATGCAGTATGCACGATCTGGTCTGGGGACAGCAGAGATGAATGGCAAACTCATAGCTGCAG GTGGCTATAACCGAGAGGAGTGTCTTCGAACAGTTGAATGCTATGATCCACACACAGATCATTGGTCCTTTCTTGCTCCCATGAGGACACCAAGAGCACGATTTCAAATGGCCGTACTCATG GGCCAGCTCTATGTGGTCGGTGGATCAAATGGTCACTCAGATGACCTGAGTTGCGGAGAGATGTACGATCCAAACATGGATGACTGGACTCCTGTTCCAGAATTGAGAACTAACCGCTGTAATGCAG GAGTGTGTGCTCTGAATGGGAAATTATACATCGTTGGTGGATCAGATCCATATGGTCAAAAAGGACTGAAAAATTGTGATGTATTTGATCCTGTAACAAAGTCATGGACGAGCTGTGCACCTCTTAACATTC GTAGACACCAGTCTGCAGTCTGTGAGCTTGGTGGTTATTTGTACATAATTGGAGGCGCAGAGTCTTGGAATTGTCTGAACACAGTAGAGCGTTACAACCCTGAAAACAACACCTGGACTTTAATTGCATCCATGAACGTGGCTAGGCGAGGAGCTGGAGTGGCTGTTCTTGACG GAAAACTGTTTGTAGGTGGTGGCTTTGATGGTTCTCATGCCATCAGTTGTGTGGAGATGTATGATCCAACTAGAAATGAGTGGAAGATGATGGGAAACATGACTTCACCACGGAGCAATGCTGGGATTACAACTGTAGGGAACACAATTTTTGCAGTGGGAGGATTTGATGGCAATGAATTTCTGAATACGGTGGAAGTCTATAACCTTGAGTCAAATGAGTGGAGCCCCTATACCAAGATTTTCCagttttaa